The DNA region CCAGCTCGTCGCGTGCGGGCTGGGGACCGGCGTCCAGCTGTTCGCGGCCCTGGGTGATCTCGTCCCGGACGAGGGCGGCAGGTCAGCGACGGGCTGAGGGCATCCCGAGGGCGATCGGGCCCGCTCCGGCGACGACGCCGTGCCCGTGGCCCTCGTCGGCCCCGTCGCGCGCTGCCCGCTGCCGAGCCGCCCACGCCTCCCCCGCGCGCGTCCTGCGCACCTCGTACCGACCACCGTTCAGCCCGGAGTCCGCGACCAGGTGATACGGCGCAGAACCGGTGACCTCGACCGTGACCAGGTCGCCGGGGCGTGGCAGGTCGTGGTGCAGCTCGGGCGCACCGCGCTCCCCGCGCAGGGCGGCCGCGTGGGCCGGCGGCGCGAGGTGGACGAGCCGGTTGTCCGCGGCACGACCGGTGAGCCGGTGCGTCGCGCCGTCCTTGCGGCCCTCGCCCTCGCCGACCAGGACCTCGACCGTCCGACCGACCTGACGGGCGTTCTCCTGCTCGGAGATCCCGTCCTGCAGCGCCGTCAGGCGCTCGTAGCGCTCCTGCACGACAGCCTTCGGGATCCCGCCGGGCAGGTCGGCAGCAGGGGTCCCGGGACGCTGCGAGTACTGGAACGTGAACGCCGAGCTGAAGCGTGCCGCCTCGACGACCCGCAGGGTCTCGGCGAAGTCCTGCTCGGTCTCACCCGGGAAGCCGACGATCACGTCCGTGGTGATCGCGGCGTCCGGGATGGCTGCGCGCACGCGGTCCAGGATCCCGAGGAACTTCGCTGCCCGGTAGGAGCGGCGCATCGCGCGCAGCACCTGGTCCGAGCCGGACTGCAGGGGCATGTGCAGCTGGGGCATCACGGTGGGGGTCTGCGCCATGGCGTCGATCACGTCGTCGGTGAAGGCCGCCGGATGAGGCGAGGTGAAGCGCACCCGCTCGAGACCGTCGATGCTGCCGACCGCGCGCAGCAGGGCGGCGAACGCGCCGCGGTCGCCGAACTCCACGCCGTAGCTGTTCACGTTCTGCCCCAGCAGCGTGACCTCGATCGCGCCCTGCGCGACGAGCGCCTCGACCTCGGCGAGGATCTCCCCCGGCCTGCGGTCCCGCTCCTTGCCGCGCAGCCGGGGCACGATGCAGAACGTGCACGTGTTGTTGCAGCCGACGCTGATCGAGACCCAGCCGGCGTAGACAGACTCCCGTCGGGTCGGCAGCGTCGACGGGAACACCTGCAGCGACTCGGCGATCTCGACCTGGGCCTCGGTGTTGTGCCGCGCCCGCTCGAGCAGCACCGGCAGGGCGTCGAGGTTGTGCGTGCCGAAGACGACGTCGACCCAGGGGGCGCGGTCGACGATGCCGGACCGGTCCTTCTGCGCGAGGCAGCCGCCGACGGCGATCTGCATGCCGGGGCGTCGTGCCTTGACCGAGGCGAGCTGACCGAGGTTGCCGTACAGGCGACTGGCCGCGTTCTCCCGCACCGCGCAGGTGTTGACCACCACGACGTCGGCCAGGTACGCCGCGGCGTCGTCCGGGGCCGCCGGGACGTACCCGGCCGCCTCGAGCATCCCCGCCATGTGCTCGGAGTCATGGACGTTCATCTGGCAGCCGAGCGTCCGCACGACGTACGTCCGGCATCCCTGGGCGACCGACGGTGCCGTCGCGCGCAGGTCCGTCGCAGCGGCCTCAGGGACGGTCGCGGGCCGATCGGCGGGCAGGGTCGCAGTCATCACCACCAGGGTACGGCGCCCCGGGGCGTCGCCGAGCAGGTCGATTCGATAGCCGCTCTTGACCCTTTGTTGCCAACTTGTGATCCGCTCGGGTGGGCAGAGGAAACATGACCCCTCTACGGTCAGCAGATGGCTCACCAGCAACCGGCGCCCACGGCCGCCCAGGATCCGACCGCCCCGGGTGAGCCGCTCGTCGTCCTGGCGAAGGTCAACAAGCACTTCGGCGCCCTGCA from Cellulomonas sp. KRMCY2 includes:
- the miaB gene encoding tRNA (N6-isopentenyl adenosine(37)-C2)-methylthiotransferase MiaB codes for the protein MTATLPADRPATVPEAAATDLRATAPSVAQGCRTYVVRTLGCQMNVHDSEHMAGMLEAAGYVPAAPDDAAAYLADVVVVNTCAVRENAASRLYGNLGQLASVKARRPGMQIAVGGCLAQKDRSGIVDRAPWVDVVFGTHNLDALPVLLERARHNTEAQVEIAESLQVFPSTLPTRRESVYAGWVSISVGCNNTCTFCIVPRLRGKERDRRPGEILAEVEALVAQGAIEVTLLGQNVNSYGVEFGDRGAFAALLRAVGSIDGLERVRFTSPHPAAFTDDVIDAMAQTPTVMPQLHMPLQSGSDQVLRAMRRSYRAAKFLGILDRVRAAIPDAAITTDVIVGFPGETEQDFAETLRVVEAARFSSAFTFQYSQRPGTPAADLPGGIPKAVVQERYERLTALQDGISEQENARQVGRTVEVLVGEGEGRKDGATHRLTGRAADNRLVHLAPPAHAAALRGERGAPELHHDLPRPGDLVTVEVTGSAPYHLVADSGLNGGRYEVRRTRAGEAWAARQRAARDGADEGHGHGVVAGAGPIALGMPSARR